Proteins from one Pseudomonas sp. KBS0710 genomic window:
- a CDS encoding cell division protein FtsQ/DivIB translates to MNGASLRHQQPPVPSRKPVPRGASRMVAKEPMSARLPKANFGFLKALFWPVLLVALGFGTYEGAQRLLPYADRPITKISVQGDLSYISQQAVQQRIGPYLAASFFTIDLAGMRAELEQMPWIAHAEVRRVWPDQVTIRLEEQLPVARWGDGALLNNQGQAFAPREVANYEHLPQLFGPQRAQQQVMQQYQALSQMLRPLGFSIARLELRERGSWFLTTGAGSSGPGIELLLGRDRLVEKMRRFIAIYDKTLKEQITNIASVDLRYANGLAVGWREPAAPTTAKPAVAKN, encoded by the coding sequence ATGAACGGCGCATCGCTTCGTCATCAGCAACCTCCAGTGCCCAGCCGCAAGCCGGTGCCCCGAGGTGCCAGCCGAATGGTGGCTAAAGAGCCGATGTCGGCGCGCCTGCCGAAAGCCAACTTTGGTTTTCTCAAAGCGCTGTTCTGGCCGGTGTTGCTGGTGGCGTTGGGCTTCGGCACTTACGAGGGCGCACAACGCCTGTTGCCGTATGCCGACCGGCCGATCACCAAGATCAGTGTGCAGGGCGACTTGAGCTACATCAGCCAGCAAGCGGTACAGCAGCGCATCGGCCCGTACCTGGCGGCGAGCTTCTTCACCATCGACCTGGCGGGTATGCGCGCAGAGCTGGAACAGATGCCGTGGATCGCCCACGCCGAAGTCCGCCGTGTATGGCCGGACCAGGTGACGATCCGCCTGGAAGAACAACTGCCCGTGGCCCGTTGGGGCGATGGCGCGCTGTTGAACAACCAGGGCCAGGCGTTTGCGCCGCGTGAAGTGGCCAACTATGAGCACCTGCCGCAGCTGTTCGGGCCGCAGCGGGCGCAGCAGCAAGTGATGCAGCAGTACCAGGCGCTGAGCCAGATGCTGCGGCCACTGGGTTTCTCCATCGCACGCCTGGAATTGCGTGAGCGGGGCAGCTGGTTTTTGACCACCGGGGCAGGCAGTTCCGGCCCGGGCATTGAGTTGTTGCTGGGACGCGACCGCTTGGTGGAAAAGATGCGCCGCTTTATTGCCATCTACGACAAGACCTTGAAAGAACAGATTACGAACATTGCGAGCGTCGACCTGCGTTACGCCAACGGCCTGGCCGTCGGCTGGCGTGAACCAGCTGCGCCGACGACAGCCAAACCCGCTGTCGCGAAGAATTAA
- a CDS encoding D-alanine--D-alanine ligase, whose protein sequence is MITDYASLFSTITPADFGRVAVLFGGKSAEREVSLKSGNAVLEALQSAGVNAFGIDVGDDFLARLQAEKIDRAFIILHGRGGEDGSMQGLLECLGIPYTGSGILASALAMDKLRTKQVWHSLGIPTPRHSVLCSEDDCISAAKELGLPLIVKPAHEGSSIGMAKVNSAAELIDAWKAASTYDSQVLVEQWIQGPEYTIATLRGQVLPPIALGTPHTFYDYDAKYVASDTQYRIPCGLDATKEQELMDLTAKACEALGIAGWARADVMQDDQGNFWFLEVNTAPGMTDHSLVPMAARAAGLDFQQLVLAILAASIEPRG, encoded by the coding sequence ATGATCACTGACTACGCCTCCCTGTTCTCGACCATCACGCCCGCCGACTTCGGCCGCGTAGCTGTATTGTTCGGCGGCAAAAGCGCTGAGCGTGAAGTCTCGCTCAAGTCCGGCAATGCCGTGCTCGAAGCGCTGCAAAGCGCCGGCGTAAATGCATTCGGTATCGATGTGGGCGACGACTTCCTCGCCCGCTTGCAAGCCGAGAAGATCGACCGTGCCTTCATCATTCTGCACGGTCGTGGCGGAGAAGACGGCAGCATGCAGGGCTTGCTGGAGTGCCTGGGCATTCCTTACACCGGCAGCGGCATCCTCGCCTCGGCACTGGCCATGGACAAGTTGCGCACCAAGCAGGTGTGGCACAGCCTGGGTATTCCAACCCCGCGTCACAGCGTGCTGTGCAGCGAAGACGATTGTATTTCTGCAGCCAAGGAACTGGGCCTGCCTTTGATCGTCAAACCTGCCCATGAAGGCTCCAGTATCGGCATGGCCAAAGTGAACTCGGCCGCTGAATTGATCGACGCATGGAAAGCGGCAAGTACCTACGATTCGCAAGTGTTGGTGGAGCAGTGGATCCAGGGTCCCGAGTACACCATCGCCACCCTGCGTGGCCAGGTATTGCCGCCTATCGCATTGGGCACGCCCCACACCTTTTACGACTACGACGCCAAGTACGTGGCTTCCGATACTCAGTACCGGATCCCGTGTGGCCTCGACGCAACCAAGGAACAGGAATTGATGGACCTCACGGCGAAAGCCTGTGAGGCACTGGGTATCGCCGGTTGGGCGCGGGCAGACGTGATGCAGGATGACCAAGGGAATTTCTGGTTCCTTGAAGTCAACACCGCTCCGGGCATGACCGATCACAGCCTGGTACCTATGGCAGCCCGTGCTGCCGGTCTGGACTTCCAGCAGTTAGTGCTGGCGATCCTGGCCGCAAGCATTGAGCCAAGAGGCTAA
- the ftsA gene encoding cell division protein FtsA yields the protein MANVQSGKMIVGLDIGTSKVVALVGEVGEDGVIEIVGIGTHPSRGLKKGVVVNIESTVQSIQRAIEEAQLMAGCRIHSAFVGVAGNHIRSLNSHGIVAIRDREVSSADLERVLDAAQAVAIPADQRVLHTLPQDYVIDNQEGVREPLGMSGVRLEAKVHVVTCAVNAAQNIEKCVRRCGLEIDDIILEQLASAYSVLTDDEKELGVCLVDIGGGTTDIAIFTEGAIRHTAVIPIAGDQVTNDIAMALRTPTQYAEEIKIRYACALAKLAGAGETIKVPSVGDRPPRELSRQALAEVVEPRYDELFTLIQAELRRSGYEDLIPAGIVLTGGTSKMEGAVELAEEIFHMPVRLGVPHGVKGLGDVVRNPIYSTGVGLLLYGLQKQTDGISLSGPSIRDSYRNNDDEAKAPLFERLQAWVKGNF from the coding sequence ATGGCAAACGTGCAAAGCGGAAAAATGATCGTCGGTCTCGATATCGGCACCTCCAAAGTGGTGGCGCTGGTCGGCGAGGTCGGGGAAGACGGTGTGATCGAAATCGTCGGTATCGGCACGCATCCGTCCCGGGGCCTGAAGAAGGGCGTGGTGGTGAACATCGAGTCCACCGTGCAGTCGATCCAGCGCGCCATTGAAGAAGCGCAGCTGATGGCCGGTTGCCGGATTCACTCGGCGTTCGTCGGCGTGGCCGGCAACCATATCCGCAGCCTGAACTCCCACGGCATCGTGGCGATCCGCGACCGTGAAGTCAGCTCGGCCGACCTTGAGCGCGTACTCGACGCCGCCCAGGCTGTGGCGATCCCGGCTGACCAGCGCGTGCTGCACACCCTGCCGCAGGACTACGTGATCGACAACCAGGAAGGCGTGCGTGAGCCGCTGGGCATGTCGGGCGTACGCCTGGAAGCCAAGGTCCATGTGGTGACCTGCGCCGTTAACGCTGCACAGAACATTGAAAAATGCGTGCGCCGCTGCGGCCTGGAAATCGACGACATCATTCTTGAGCAGTTGGCCTCGGCGTACTCGGTACTCACCGACGACGAAAAAGAGCTGGGCGTGTGCCTGGTCGACATCGGCGGCGGCACCACCGACATCGCGATCTTCACCGAGGGTGCGATCCGTCACACCGCCGTGATCCCGATTGCTGGCGATCAGGTCACCAACGACATCGCCATGGCGCTGCGTACACCGACCCAGTACGCCGAAGAAATCAAGATCCGCTACGCCTGCGCCCTGGCCAAGCTGGCCGGTGCCGGTGAAACCATCAAGGTGCCAAGCGTGGGCGACCGTCCACCGCGCGAACTGTCGCGCCAGGCCCTGGCCGAAGTGGTCGAGCCACGCTACGACGAGCTGTTCACCCTGATCCAGGCTGAACTGCGCCGCAGCGGTTACGAAGATTTGATCCCGGCCGGCATCGTGCTGACCGGTGGCACCTCGAAGATGGAAGGCGCGGTCGAACTGGCCGAGGAAATCTTCCATATGCCGGTTCGCCTGGGCGTACCCCATGGCGTCAAAGGCCTGGGCGACGTAGTGCGCAACCCGATTTATTCCACCGGTGTGGGCTTGCTGTTGTACGGGCTGCAAAAGCAGACCGACGGCATTTCCCTGTCGGGCCCGAGCATCCGTGACAGCTACCGCAACAACGATGACGAAGCGAAAGCACCGTTGTTCGAGCGGTTGCAGGCTTGGGTAAAAGGCAATTTCTAA
- the murC gene encoding UDP-N-acetylmuramate--L-alanine ligase, whose amino-acid sequence MVENQKAMPQPEMRRIRRIHFVGIGGVGMCGIAEVLLNLGYQVSGSDLKESPVTDRLKTFGAQIFIGHRAENAAEADVLVVSSAVNTSNPEVATALERRIPVVPRAEMLAELMRYRHGIAVAGTHGKTTTTSLIASVFAAGGLDPTFVIGGRLNAAGTNAQLGTSRYLIAEADESDASFLHLQPLVAVVTNIDEDHMATYDGDFNKLKKTFVEFLHNLPFYGLAVVCLDDPVVREILPSVKRPTVTYGFSEDADVRAINVRQEGMQTFFTVLRPDREPLDVSVNMPGNHNVLNSLATICIASDEGVSDEAIVEGLSRFAGVGRRFQVYGQLPVDGGDVMLVDDYGHHPTEVAAVIKAVRGGWPERRLVMVYQPHRYSRTRDLYDDFVNVLADANVLLLMEVYPAGEEPIPGADSRKLCNSIRQRGQLDPIYIERGVDLAPIVKPLLRAGDILLCQGAGDIGGLAPKLLASPLFAAAKGKSK is encoded by the coding sequence ATGGTTGAGAATCAGAAAGCCATGCCGCAGCCGGAAATGCGCCGCATCCGTCGTATCCACTTCGTCGGCATCGGCGGCGTGGGCATGTGCGGGATTGCCGAAGTACTGCTGAACCTGGGCTATCAGGTATCCGGCTCGGACTTGAAAGAGTCGCCGGTGACCGATCGCCTGAAAACCTTCGGCGCACAGATCTTTATCGGCCACCGCGCCGAGAACGCCGCAGAAGCTGACGTGCTGGTGGTATCCAGCGCCGTGAACACCTCCAACCCGGAAGTGGCCACCGCCCTTGAGCGCCGTATTCCAGTGGTGCCACGTGCCGAGATGCTGGCTGAGCTGATGCGCTATCGCCACGGCATCGCCGTGGCCGGTACGCACGGCAAAACCACCACCACCAGCCTGATCGCCTCGGTGTTCGCGGCCGGTGGCCTGGACCCGACCTTCGTGATTGGTGGCCGCCTGAATGCAGCCGGCACCAATGCCCAGCTCGGCACCAGCCGTTACCTGATCGCCGAAGCCGATGAAAGCGACGCGAGCTTCCTGCACCTGCAGCCGCTGGTCGCTGTGGTTACCAACATCGACGAAGACCACATGGCCACCTACGACGGTGACTTCAACAAGTTGAAGAAAACCTTCGTCGAGTTTCTGCACAACCTGCCGTTCTACGGTTTGGCGGTGGTGTGCCTGGACGATCCGGTGGTGCGTGAAATCCTGCCATCGGTCAAACGCCCAACCGTGACCTACGGCTTCAGCGAAGACGCCGACGTGCGCGCGATCAATGTGCGCCAGGAAGGCATGCAAACCTTCTTCACCGTGCTGCGCCCTGACCGCGAGCCGTTGGACGTGTCGGTGAACATGCCGGGCAATCACAACGTATTGAACTCGCTGGCGACCATCTGCATTGCTTCCGATGAGGGCGTCAGCGATGAAGCCATCGTCGAAGGCCTGTCGCGTTTTGCCGGTGTGGGCCGGCGCTTCCAGGTCTACGGCCAACTGCCGGTAGACGGCGGCGACGTGATGCTGGTGGACGACTACGGCCACCACCCGACCGAAGTGGCTGCAGTGATCAAAGCCGTGCGTGGTGGCTGGCCGGAGCGCCGCCTGGTGATGGTTTACCAGCCGCACCGCTACAGCCGCACCCGCGATCTGTACGACGATTTTGTCAATGTATTGGCCGATGCCAACGTGCTGCTGCTGATGGAAGTTTACCCGGCCGGTGAAGAGCCGATTCCGGGCGCCGACAGCCGCAAGCTGTGCAACAGCATCCGTCAGCGTGGCCAGTTGGACCCGATCTACATCGAGCGCGGTGTGGACCTGGCGCCGATCGTCAAGCCGCTGCTGCGTGCCGGTGACATCCTGCTGTGCCAGGGCGCCGGTGATATCGGTGGCCTTGCGCCCAAGCTGCTCGCCAGCCCGCTGTTTGCGGCGGCAAAGGGGAAGTCGAAATGA